The genomic window ATACCGTCTCGTCCAGCGGTCAATGGATGATTTCAGCAAGGCCGTCGACGGGGACAATGAACCTGCGCAGAAACTGAGGATGCTTCAGGCACTCGAGGATGATTTCCGCGTGTATGCTCCGTACTGGTACTACAGGGCGAAGGCAGCTCATGACACCGGCGACGAGGAAGAAGCTCGGGTGTGCCTCGACGTGTTCGACGAAGTGTGGAGGCCGGTTCTGCGTAGAGACCCCTACATGCTGGAGGCGGCGAAGTTCAGGATAAATGACCTGGTGAAGGACGGACTGCCTTACGACGAGGAGAAGCGGCAGGTACTTCTTGGGTTCTGTGGCATCATGCGCGGAAACACAATGCGCGAGGACTGGGTCAACAACCTTTTTGCCGGAGCTGTATATTACGCTCTTGACGAGAAGGACGAGGGCATAAGGTGCTTGTCGGCGAACATCGATTTCGGCTACGAGGAGGAACTCAGCGGGGCAGTCCTGCAGTACATGAGGGCGGGTGTTCCTGCGGTGATGCTGTTCAGCGAGGCACTGCGTTTACTGAAGCTCAACGAACTTACCGCAGGCATGAGCAGTCCTGACCGGCAGAGAGTGTTCATGATTGCTGACTGCCTTGACGGAAAGGACGGAGCACCTGAGAGGCTCGCGCTTGTGGCCAAGACTCCGGCGGAACTCCACGCGCTTAGGGTAAGTCTCCTCAGAAGCCCGGAAAACTTCGCGGAAGTATCTTTGCTTGCGGAGAATCAGCCTCTGTCAGGCGATGAACTCTCGAGAGACTATGCCGTGATTCTTCCCGCGCTGAAAGTTTACTCGGACGACGGCAATGCGCTGGCAATGGTCATGCTCGCAGATATGTACCTTTACGGCTGGGGAGTTGATGAGTATCCTGAACTCGCAAAGTCGTTGTACTTCAAGGCTGCAGAGAAAGGTGAGCTGTACGCGCAGTCGATGTATGTCAGTATGCTGATACTGGACAGGAAGCGTGAAGCAGTTGTTGAGGTGCCTGAACCGTCAGCGGACAAGAAGCCGCAGAAAGACAGGAAGCCGCTGTTGAGGTTCTGGCCGTTCAAGAGGCAGTGAAGGGAGAAGCGTAATGCGAGTAGGAATAATGACGTGGTTCACGTACCACAACTACGGCACTGCTCTGCAGGTTACGGCACTCACGAGCAGGGTGAAGGCTCTGGGGCATGAACCGTCGGTGATTAACTACAAGCCCGACAGCCGCATGAAGAGCATAAAGCGTGAGGGGCTGTTCCGTTTTCTGGCGGTGAGGATTGTTCGGAGAATTGCAGGACTGTTCCGGCCAAGACACAGGAACTATGCTCCCGCAGAACGTGAGGAGAAGTTCCTCAGCTTTCTCGGTGAGAACATATCCCTTACGGAGAAATGCGACACAATGCAGGAGCTCGAGGATGTCGCAAAGAACTTTGACGCTGTGATTTGCGGAAGCGATCAGATATGGTCTCCGCTAGGCTTGGACGCACATTACTACCTTGACTTTGTTCACGACAGGGCGAAGAAGGCGGCGTATGCTCCGAGCATCGACACTAACCACGTGAGGAGTGAGGCTGTCAGACAGCGGGTGATTGCGCTTGCCGGAGATATAGCGTATCTTTCCGTACGTGAGAAGGCTTCCGCAGAGACGCTATCCTTGTGGCTGAACAGAAAGGTTGAGGCTGTGCTAGACCCTGCGCTTCTGCTCAAGGCCAGTGAGTGGGAGAAATATACGTATACGAACCTGCAGATATTACCGACGGGGGGGGGGGGCTACTGCCTCGTTTACATGCTCACACCAAACGACAGCTACTACGAAGAGAGCAGAAGGATTGCCGGAGTGCTCGGCCTAGAGGTGAAAGTTATCCCTGTCTTCGTGGAGGATCTGCACCGTGAAGGCTGCATAACGTCTCCCGTAGGCCCGGCAGAGTTTCTAGCTCTGTTCAGAGATGCAGCGTTTGTCTGCACGGACTCCTTTCACGGAATGGTCTTCTCCATAATTTTTCACGTGAACTTCGTCGAGTTCGAACGCTTCGCACATGATGACCCCATCAACCAGAACTTCAGAATCTACAACATCGCAGAACTGCTGTCGCTTGAGAGCCGGATCTTCAGCGGCAGAGTTCCCGACGAAACGCTGAGGTCAGCGATTGATTTCCGTGAAGTTGACCGCAAACTCGACAAACTCCGCGAGGATTCGTTGTGCTGGTTGAAGATAACACTTGATACAATTAGCAGCATCCATTCAGACAAGGAAGTGTAGCATTATGGAACTGGCAAAGAAATTCAGCAGACAGAAACCGTCGGGAATGGTGAGAGTCTTTCAGGCCATCGAGAAGATGACTGACGTGCTCAACCTCAGCATCGGCGAACCCGACTTCGTAACCGAGCCCGACATAGTAGACGCGGCGGCACGTGCGG from Synergistaceae bacterium includes these protein-coding regions:
- a CDS encoding SEL1-like repeat protein, encoding MMKKLALLLVSILLLQGISRAEEYDPQNTMLALNMAVVSVHRIITTQSRAVLDDEYQNIINNLSLGNIRSDPEITELYEKLLDVAGRKKLRSEEAEYLRKNYDAAAKKSISGALSDFGKSSVAAIREDGSIGAFFGSFSTLLSVGAASYFKYQTGGVNLKGSLEDNLYRLKAEDLADFNELQKQLLSSSWNLMNKYSLPDEYRLVQRSMDDFSKAVDGDNEPAQKLRMLQALEDDFRVYAPYWYYRAKAAHDTGDEEEARVCLDVFDEVWRPVLRRDPYMLEAAKFRINDLVKDGLPYDEEKRQVLLGFCGIMRGNTMREDWVNNLFAGAVYYALDEKDEGIRCLSANIDFGYEEELSGAVLQYMRAGVPAVMLFSEALRLLKLNELTAGMSSPDRQRVFMIADCLDGKDGAPERLALVAKTPAELHALRVSLLRSPENFAEVSLLAENQPLSGDELSRDYAVILPALKVYSDDGNALAMVMLADMYLYGWGVDEYPELAKSLYFKAAEKGELYAQSMYVSMLILDRKREAVVEVPEPSADKKPQKDRKPLLRFWPFKRQ
- a CDS encoding polysaccharide pyruvyl transferase family protein, yielding MRVGIMTWFTYHNYGTALQVTALTSRVKALGHEPSVINYKPDSRMKSIKREGLFRFLAVRIVRRIAGLFRPRHRNYAPAEREEKFLSFLGENISLTEKCDTMQELEDVAKNFDAVICGSDQIWSPLGLDAHYYLDFVHDRAKKAAYAPSIDTNHVRSEAVRQRVIALAGDIAYLSVREKASAETLSLWLNRKVEAVLDPALLLKASEWEKYTYTNLQILPTGGGGYCLVYMLTPNDSYYEESRRIAGVLGLEVKVIPVFVEDLHREGCITSPVGPAEFLALFRDAAFVCTDSFHGMVFSIIFHVNFVEFERFAHDDPINQNFRIYNIAELLSLESRIFSGRVPDETLRSAIDFREVDRKLDKLREDSLCWLKITLDTISSIHSDKEV